The nucleotide window TATGCTCACAGGCTCATGCTCATTCAAAGTCCAAACCATACTCACAAACATCCTGACACCTCGCTCACAGCTTCGGGCCCACTGGGGAGCAGGAACCAGCCATGCAGCCCAGGaacaccacaccatcttccacCATTCCCCAGTCACCCACTCCCCTCTCCACAGGGCTGCAGGGGATTTAgtaggagtggggggggggggaaccgaGGCCTCAGCTCTGGCTACTTCCTTCACCACGTCAGGGACAAGAGgccctggattcaaatccctACTGCTGGCCCTGTCAGTCCTTCACTGCTGAAGCTCCATCTTCCTGTCTGTAAAGTGAGAACGGAGCCCTGCTTTTCCACGGTCCCACAGATGGAAGGATGCCTAAAGGCTCGGGGGTCACTGGGTGTGGGACCCAGTGGGTTGGGGGACCGAACCTCAAACCTGCTCACTTTCCCAGTATGGGGCTTCAACAgatccataaacatttatttactggaTGTCACTTGTGTGCTGCTCCCGGAGACCCTGTCAGGCTTCCTGTACCCCCTCCATGCTTTTGAGAAGGTGAAGGAAAGCATCCCCCTAGGTCAGTAATAACTCATAACCCCTCTAAGGACACTGTGCAAAAACCGCTTTCTGCACCTGATTCTGGGGATTTGggatggatggggggatgggggctGAGTGGGGGCAGAGGTCATTCCCCGCCCCCCATAATTCAAATGAGGAAAACGAGGCCCAGTGAAGCCCTGTAACTGGCCCAAAGTTAGACAGGAATCAAGAGCCCAGTCTGGCTCAGTTCCCCCCCGACTGCAGATCCTCGCCCCAGAATGTCTGAACACTTAGCATCATTGCCTTACTCCTCTGTCCAGAAGCCTGCCCCTGACTGAGGACCCAAAATGGGGGCGGAGGGGGTACCAAAGGGGACTGCGTGGGCAACGCGCCTAACAGCAGCCAAGCGctggtctctccctctccaccctctgGTTGCTACGGAGACAGCCCCTCCGGGCAATCGCGGTCAAAAGCAGGATTTCCGTCGGGGCTGCCAGCAATTCCCGGATCCCGAGGGGAACGCGGACCGAGACcgccactgggggggggggggggtgagcagGGGGCACCCAGAGGGGCCCATCCCTGCTGAGGGCGGGGACTTCCCCAGGAAGCCGGGACCCACGCCTCTAGCGCCTCGGAGGAGTCCCCTAGTCGTCCGGGACCCTCCCACCAGTGCCGGGGGCGGGAAAGTTTAGGGGGCTGCGATTTCGGCTGCCTCCCCGCCCTCTGGGCTGCAGGCCTCACCCTCGACTTCTGCTGATTTGGGATAGGGGGACTTCCTGGACCCCCAGAATTGTGCCCCACATTGTGCATTCTCCAGAAACGGTTCTCCTTGACCTCCTCCAGCAAACTCTCTCACCTGGTCCTcccagcaccctcccccacccccagttccccTCTTCCAGACCCTCCAGCTTCTTCCCAGTTCCTCACTTTCAAGGTCCCCTCAGTTTATCCCCCAGCCCCTGTTGGGAGAGTCCCCTTAGTCCCTCTGCCCTGACTCAGCCCCCTTTCCAAATTCTATTACTTTCACTCTACAGGTTCCCTCCGTTTTCCCTaccattttgggggagggggggcgggcagagggtcCCTTCGGTCTGCTTTCCCCAATATTCCTTCAGCCCCCCCCCTCCAGATTTTATCAGTCTCTTTCTCCAGGTCTCCTCAGTTTTCCTCCTCAAGTCCTTCTccggggggctgggaggggggtgaGGTCCCTTCGGCCCTCGGCTCGCTCAGCTCTGCTCAAGTTCAGCCTGCCTCCCGCAGCCCTCCGTCCAGGGCGCGGGCGGGTCGGAGGCGGGGCGCCGCGCTGCCCGTCCGGCCCCACCTGACGGCCGCCTACCTGGTCCCAGGGGAGGCCGCCTCGGACAGACCCCGGGAGAGCCAGCCGGGCTCCCAGCAGCCGCGAGTGCCGACGccgtggggggggcgggggcggggagctggGGAGCTGCCGGCCTCAGACCGCCGCCCGCTCTGGGCCCGGAGGAGGAAGCCGCCTCGGACTTCTCTTATTGCAGCCCTGCGGCGGCGGCGAGAACTCACAGGCCCGCCCCAGCCCCGAGCCGGCTGCCCGGGGGGGAGGGGCCCTCAAATCCCGGGCCCGCCTGCTCCCACTTCCCGCCTCCCCCGGGTTACCGGGGTTCGGCTCTCCCAGCCCTCGCCCtgctccccagctcctcccccagACCCGGACCCCCTAGCACAGCCTCCCCTAGCACCGGCCCCTCCAAAGGAGCAAGTTCCTCACCCCCTAGAAGCACCTGCTCTTTTAGACTGATTGGAGTCCAGGTGAAGAAGCAGCTGTTCTCTATCACTGaagcccaccccccgcccccttttgCAGCTGGGAAAACTGAGGACCAAATGCAGGCAGGCTTTACCCAAGTTCTCCACGGCCCGCTGACATCAGATTGCTGTCACCGGAGCCACTGCGGATCCAATCGCCTTGACTTGCCTATCTCAGGAGCCGGAGACGTGGGGGCACAGGGATGTAGGGCGGTGGGGAGGGCGGGGACCCTTCTGGGAAACTGCTTGTCAGAGGAATCAGCCCTCAGGCCGCACCCAGGGAGGGAAGAGTGTCAGCTTCCCCCAAACACCCAAGATTTAGAGAAACTTGAGTGTCACCCTCAGTTCCAGCCTTTCTGAGTAGGAGGAATCCCtgacccctacacacacacacacacacacacacacacacacacacacacacacacacacacgggggggggggtggggagaggttcAATCCTCCCTCCACTGTTAACTTCTTCAGCCTTAAACCAAGGACCAGGAAAACCCCTCCTCCTCTGGGGAGGAGATGTGTGTGGGAGGGCCATTTGGTGAAGTAGGTGTGTTCAGGATATggtgggaaggcagggagggtgtGTGagcccaggtgtgtgtgtgtgtgtgtgcgcgcgcgtgcgtgtgctTGGATGAGTGATTATAGGCAATGAAATCGATGACTGCAATGTTGGAATCAACAACTGGGACACGTTTTGCAGGCACATGTGTTTCTATGTACGAGCAGGGATGTGTGTGAATgatgtgggtgtatgtgtgtgagagtgtgcTTGTGCACACACGCTCAGGTACGTCCCAGTGTGATTGTGGGATGTAGGTAAGAATGCTTTTCTCTTAGCAAAGGGAAAGCAGTGATGGGAAggaagaaactggaagaggcagagacacagggactTGGGAACGGTGGTCTCACGTTGGCTGGGCAGCTTCACAGCCAACAGCAAACGCTACCTAACTGGCTATTGGTCCACATATTCgcttaacaaacaaacaaacaaacaaacattagttATTGCCTGTCAGGTACCAGGCTTAGGGAACGCAGAGATTAATGAGACTGGTCCCTGTCCCTAAGGGATTCCCAATCTATCAGGCTCCCTCTGTCATTCGTCCAGTTCTGGCTCCTCAGGAGGCCTTCTCTGACTGCCACCCCCACTGGCAGCACCTGCTACCAAGggcaagtgtctgactcttatcAATGCTCCCAGCACCTAGAGTAGTTCTGGCACAGGGTAACATGTGCTCCGGGCACAGGAATGCATGAATCCATCAAGGAACAAAGGAGTTAACAGGTGAACAAATGAAAGcccaatggaaaaataaataagtgaaggtaggaattaaagaatgaatggaaaattTCAGGAATCAATGactaaataagcaaatgaatagAAGAGCAAAACTGCTTatgcttttatgtgttttaaatgtctatttacttaggggcgcctgagtggctcagtcggtgaagtgtctgacttcggctcaggtgatgatctcatggttcgtgagtttgagcgccacatcaggctctgggctgaccgctcagagcctggagcctgcttcggattctgtgtctccctctgtctgcccctctgctgcttgcactctgtctctcgcattgtctcaaaaataaatattaaaaaaattaaatataaatgtctatttatttaagtaatccctacacccaacatggggctcgaactcacaaccctgagatcaagagtcctgtgctctactgactgagccagccaggtcccctgtttatgctttaaaatacaaattggaggggcacctgggtggctcagtcagttgctcGTCCATcttcagttcacgtcatgatctcacggtctgtgagttcaagcccctcatagggctctgtgctgacaactcagagcctggcagagcctggagcctgctttggattccgtgtctccctctctctctgccctccccccccctctgtctctctctcactctcaaaaataaacattaaaaaaattttttttaataccaattGGACCACATAAGTTCCTTGCTTAAAATTCTCCTGTGTCTTCCCTCCCAGTTTGCTTGGagtaataagaataaaataaaatgccacaataacaaagaataacaaaattCAAATGCTTTGCCATGGCCCCCTAGGCTTTGTGTGCCTTGTCCCTGTCCACCCCTCCAGTCCCACTTGGGCCATCTTCCTCCTCGGCTACACTGGGATCCTTCTCGGTTGCCAGAATACATTGAATTTTTGCTTCAGGGCCTTCTCACATGTTGTGCCCTCTTCCTAGGACACTCTTCTTGCTTTTCACAGTACTGGCTCCTTTCCATCTTTTACCTGAAGTGCCCTCCTCAGAGAAGCCGTCTCTGACCACCCCATTCAGGGAGGGTCCCCTTATTTTTGCCCTTGACACCCAGTTTGTCTCCTTCATGGCAGTTGCCACAATCTGAAATGGTCTATTTCCCAGTTCATTGTTTATTGCCTATGAATCTCTCTTGACCAGATCAGGGCTCTGATCTCAAGAGATACCTGGCATCACTCGGGACAGATGGACAGAGTCTAGGACTCTCATTTATCCATTTAGAATAATCTGGTGGTAGGGACACAGACTGTGGCCCAGACTACCTGGTTCGTGGACcaactctgcctcttcccagctctatgaccttggacaaCTTATTTTACCTTTCCGTGCTTTGGTTTcaccatccataaaatggggataccaGTAGACCCCACTTTACAGGAGTCTTGGGAAAAATCAATGAGCCGTTGGCACATAGTGAGGGCCATAAAAGTGTTCGCtatcattcactcatccattcgaTCAAACCTCAGATCTTCCCTGTGACTACCCTATGCCAGGCTGGGTGCTGGTGTCTCAAATAGGAATCAGGCTCCAGTCCTTGACCTCTGTGTGGCACAGGAGACTGGTgggcacaggggcagagagaccagaGGCCATAGGAGGGGCCTGTTGAAACCCCCCACTATCCTTCTAACCCCCCCctcacattttcctttaaaacatttctgaaaactccgagcaaaaccaaaaatcaaagtCCAGCAAGCCTGCTGAGACCTGCCATCCATTTCCCATCTAGCCGTCACTCTCCTCCTGTTCTCACTGCTGCCTTCAAGCAGCCTAGATAGTGTCTGTTGTCAGTCCCAATATCCTTCTTGGCAAAGACCGTGCTCTgctttgcctcccttcccttccagtgTACTTGCCCAGAAGTCCCCAAGCCTGCAGCAATCCAACCACCCACCTTCTCTGGGTACAGAGGAGACAACCACCTGCTATGCAGGCAGGGTCACAACTCCCAGCCTCAAAAGGACATGAGCCAGCCCCGGCAACCATCCAGTGCATTTCCTAATAAGCTGGCCCTATAGATCTGCCCAGAGGACCAGTTCACgccctttcttctgtctttcaccttcccccctcttccctcctcactTGTACTCTAAATGCCCTCACCTTTTGCATGCCTCCCACCTTCCGTAACCCCTTCTCAAGCATCATCTATCTCTCCCTCCGCACAGAATTATCCTTGCAGCATACAAATAGGTTCTAGAAtttcccatttaaaaagaaaacaccaaaacaaaacaaatagctTCCCTCAGAGAATTAAGCATTTATCCTGCTTTCTTAGGAGGATCTGCAGTTCATTCCTAGTGGATGAGGCAAAGCttttctttgcagaaaaaaaGTGCCACCTAATACGCTAGAAGGGATGTGAGAACTAGAAAAAACCCATTTTGCAGCCTCAATTAGATAATCAATTTAGGCAAAAGAATCATCAGTGATGTGTGAGTCAACTTGGGCAGTCGTCACAAAATGCAGGGTGGCTCAAACAACAACCTATCTCTCACAGTTTGGTAGGCTGAAGGTCCCAGATCAAGGTCTGGTGGGATTGgcttctggtgagggctctcttcctggcttgcagacagccaccttccAGGTACATTCTCAcaggacagagagaaggtgaACTCTTTGGTGTCTGCTCGGATTCCAGCCCCACCCTTAtacctcatttaacttttaattacTTCCAGAAGGGccctatcttcaaatacagtcaaaTACAGGGATTAAGGCTGCAACGTGTGaactggggggaagggggacacAATCCAGTGCATTGTAGATGCCAAAAATGCCCGGTGAAAGGTTTTAAGGGACAGACAGTTAACACGGTGCTGGGAAGGAGCACGGCACAGCCGATCTGTGATTTGCAAAAGggatttctcctttttaatggagAAGTCAGGTAGACACCTCGTAACTAAAGTAAGCTGGCACCATGTGACTCCTTGGGTGATGACTATTAAGGATGCGTCATCACTGTGAATAATTCTTGCTACAGAAGCTTAACCTAAAAGCAATcaaggggtcagcaaactattgGTCATATATGAcctctgcctgtttttgtgcATCCCCTGAGCTGAGAATgacttttgcatttttaagtgGTTCGAAAAATCGAAGGGAGAATAATACTGCTTGACATATGATAATTAGGGTAAatccaaatttcagtgtccataaataaagttgtATTGAAGCACAGCCATGCTCCAGGGGCTTTCGTATTGTGCGTGGCTGCTTTCACATTACAATGAGGGTTGAATAGTTGCAACCGATGCTGTATGAtctacaaagccaaaaatatttacttggcTTTATAgaaagtttgccaatccctgctcTCGACCTGACTTCCAGGTACAAGATACACAGAGCTTAGAGGACTAAGGTAAACAGCGTTATGAGGGGAACTTCAACCCCATCTACAGTGTGGAACATCCTATGAGAACACTGCCCTGGTCACTTTAAAAAGttgctgccattaaaaaaaaggggggggggcaggatgggggggggtgaCTGTTCTATACTGAAAGAGACCAAAGAGACATCACTACCAAATATAGTGTGTGAACCTTGGTTAGATATTTTTGGAGAAAAACCCGCTAAAGCCAGTAGTGGTtgatatgtttttctctttctctcctagaTTTCCAGCTCCGGTAGGGCAGGAGTTTTGTCTCTAAGTCTACCCAGCACCTTGcaagtgcctggcacctagtaggtgcttGATAGACGCTGGTGGCAAGCAGGTATGAAAGAAGGAATCACTTTCGCTTGAGGGACGGGGATGACCTCACAGAGGAGGGAGTGTCCGAGTGGGTTCTGAAAGATAAATAGGAGACTGCCCACAGGAGAAACTTCTAATAGAGCCCCCCGCTCAATGGCTCTGGGGCCAGGGATGACACCCATTCTGTGGGCCCCAGACAGCAAGCAGAACTCTGACCGGTGGGTGGAAGCTCAGGCAGACAGGCAGAGTTTCAGCTCAAGAGCAGAGGAAGAACGACAACGGTCAGGACAGCTCAGCAGCAGAATCGTTGGTCTCAGGAGGCGCCAGAGTGAGCAGGTGGAGGAAATCCACatgtgggcagggggtgggcctCCATGGGGATGCACAACCAGTTCCACCACCAAGCCTTTGCTCCATGGTGCTCCCCATGTGGtggcctctctcctctttttcttttttttttttttttgcccaggcTCAGCCTTCTAGGCAGGTGGtatttctcccttctctgaaccTTGAGCATTTCTTGTCTGCACCGTAGGGGGCGTTTCACATGCTTGGCCTTTTATGGGCAGGCACGTCTTCACCTAGTTAAGAGGCAGGACCTCTGACCCACTGTATGACCTTGAGAAAGtgcctgtctctgcccttctgttTCCTGATCTGTACAAGGATAGGGTAGGACAAGACGTTCAATGAGGGCTGTTCAATCTCCAGATGTCTTGCTTGAAGTCTGCCTGGTCCTCTTGGCCTGTATATAACTGGGGGCTCCTGGAGGACAGGGAGGGTACTGGCTGAAGCCCCTCTGCCAGGACCCCCAGGAAGGGACCCGACTCATCTCTGCACAGCACAGGAGCCAGGGGTGGCTGTGGGGTGTGTGGTGATCCTCTGACCTCCTTCCTTGTCAAAGGCAGCGTGGGTCATTCAGGCCCCACAAGTTACTAACTGTGTTGTCTTAGGcaagtgatttaacaattctaggCTTTAGTTTCTACATCAATAAAACCAGAACAGTAATAGCTATCTTCCAGAATGTGGAGTAAAAGAAATGATGGCTTTGAAAGCACCTTTACCAGATGTATAAAGTATAAAGAGCCAtcaggagccagggagggaggtCTGATCAGTTTTAGAATCTTTCCCACCGATCCTTACCCTAGTCCCTCCATTCTCATAAGGTGATTGATGCagggagaaataataaatactttctaTGTCTAAAGCaggcccggcacatagtaggcgctcaaatgtttgttaaaagaaAGATTCATTCTATAACCACTATCTCGCTTGAGCCTTGAAGCCAAATGGGAAGGGGCAAGATAATGGTTTTCTCTGCTGCAAGGGTAAAGCCACTGCAGCTCAGAGAAGTAAAGCGATTTGGCAAAAGTAACACAGAAGAGCTGGGTTTGGAACCTAGTACCTTCTGCTTACAGAACCCATAATTGAGATCCCCTCCCATGCAGCCATCTGTGGTCAGGGACTTGCCAGGCTCTGCCTATACTCACCGTCACATAAGGGCGACCTGGTGGGTGGCACTTGGACAAACACAGAGCAGGGAGggtatgccccccccccaatccagGGGCTCAACTCTGCTCTTTGGTGGCCCCGAAGTATGCTCCTTGGACAGAGAGACAGCTTGGCCTTGGCTCAGCTGCCCATTTATCAACAGATCCATGGAGCCACAGGACAGGTGTCCCAGAGCAGGACAGTGGGAAAACTGGTACAGTACGGGGCTGTCTGAGACTGTGGGACTGCCTCTGGGCGGCTGACCCAGCCAGGGGGCTCATGACAAGTTGACGTGGGAGGTCAGGGGTATGCCACCCCAGGGCCTAGGTGCTCCCAACTTCTGTGAGGACTACCATGTTTCCGGTTAGGGGGGGCTCttatcctggggtggggggagtgtttCTAGAGGAGGGCAGTACTTGGCTGGGAGCACCACGGGGAAGGCAGTGGAGCCATCTCACAGATTCCTCCCACCAGGGGTGTTGACGTTGGACTTCAGTGATGTCCAGGAGCTGTCTGAAGCCCCGGAGGACGTGAGCACCAGCAGGAGCTGACTCAAGTACTACCACTGTCCCTGAGGGCAGGACAGAGCATTATGGAGGTGCTGGGTTTCAGAGTAGGCCTGGAGTGTTCCTGAAGGGGCAGCAAGATTTTCACTAGGGGTGGAGAGCTCTAATGGGAGGGAGGACTAGAGTACTAAAGTGAGGTGCGGAGTATTAGGCGTGTTGGTATGTTTCAGGGGGACTGGGGTATGAAAGTTGGGGCACACATTTTAAAGTTGAGctggagttggggcgcctggatggctcagtcggttaagcgtcccgacttcagctcaggtcatgatctcacggctcatgggttcgagccctgtgttggattctgtgctgacagctcaaagcctggagcctgcttcggattctgtgtctctctctctctccgcccctcccctgctcccacgctgtgcctctctctctctctctctctcaaaaataaaaaataaacattgaaaaattttaaagttgagcTGGAGCCTCACAGCAGGGTCTGGAGTACTTCAGAGATGATGGACTCTGGTACAGTGGGGGTTACAGGACTTCACTGAGGGCTGGGTTATTTCACAAGGTGTGAGAAGATTATGGGGAGTGAAGAAGATTTGGAGTATCTCAGAGGAATATTACAGAGGAGGCTAAAGTCTCCTGGGAGAAGCTCGATTATTTGAGGGAGCAGGGGTACTTCAGAGGGGGCCGGACTCTTTTACATGGTGCAACGAGATTGTCTCAGAGGTGAGCGAGTATGGTGGTGGGGACGGTGTGTGACCCTGAGGTTGTCCGGAGAGCCCCCTTAGCCCTGAGTCTGTAGTCCAAGGATTCCAGGGGCATCCCTGGGAGTCCAGGCTCGtgctctcccctgcctcctcccacggCAGGCCATCACCTCCATTTCAGCCACCAGCAGTCCTGACGTATGGACTATGCTGGTGACCGTGGCCCTGGGAGCCAACGTCCGCTGTTGACTCCAAGTCAATGACACCAAAGAGAAGCCAGTCCCAGTGCAGAATCCTGCCTGAGCTCTGGGGCTTCCAGATAAGGGTCAGGCCAACTTGACCATCCCTCTGCCTCTGGGCAGGACTTCCTTCCCCTTTTCAGCAGCCCTCTCCCAAGAGTTGAAGTAGGGGGCATTGATGGACACAGACCCTTCTGGTTCCAGGGGTCTCTGCAGTCTAGCCACAGTCCCTTCTGCACTGATGGGGGAGGGCATACTTATTTCCTGAGTATGGGAACCctgttggggtgggggagcctACTCTCCTGCAGCCCGTGAGATCTGAGGCCCTCGGGGGGCCAGGAGCGCTCAGTGCTCGAGAGGGTGTCAGTAGGTGGTGGGTGGAAGAGTGTGTGCCAACTCTGGGTGGCCTCAGGCCCTCAGGGGCCAATTCCTGTTTGTCCTACTATGTACAGCTTCAGCTACCTACTGGGCTGTCACTTCACCAAGTCTCAGCTGGACTATGCCAACTTCTCCAACTGCTACACATGACACCCTCCCCCTTCCAAAGGGCGAGTGGCCCCAGCTCACTTAACATGGGACAGAGCCCCAGACACCCTCCGTGCCCGAGCACCCACATTTCTACCTTCTGTGTCCACACCCCCGGCCGCACACCCTGTACAATGAGGCGGCACAATGCTGTGGTTTCTCATCCAGCGTCAGGCCTGGGGCTGGTATCTCACCTCTCTGAATGCCCTGTGTCTCCATCAAACTGAAGACTATCCTCTTAtctcccctcttcccaccccccagcagACTGAGGCTCCCTGGGAATGGAGAATTtgaggatgggggtggagggctcCCGACAGTCCTCTAGGCCTTATCAGAATGGGAAGAAAGAATGCAAATACTGTCTCTGAGACAGCTAGGTCAGCCTGGCCTGGCATATGCCCAAGCCTGGAGTCCCtgccagaggaaggagagaagaaagggatgaGGGATCAccttttattgagcatctactgtaTGCCAGGTCCTATTCTAGACATTCTACATGCATAgagtttctgttccttttttaaaaaatttttatgtgtttttttttcattttttaaaatttatttttgccctTCCTCACTGCCCTCCAAATCTCGCTGTAGCCATTGCCTCAACCACGATGCcgaaaggaaagaggcagagtCAGCAGCAGCCGCCGCCACCGCAGCAGCCCCCGCGGGAAGAGACTGGAGACGAGGAGGATGGGAGTCCCATAGGACCACCCAGCCTTCTGGGCCCTCCCGCCATGGCCAATGGAAAGCCTGGTGGCCCTAAgtcagccccacactgggatccACCCACATGTCCACCatcagaagaatggataaataagttgtTGCATGTGCATGTGATGGGATACTACActgcaatgaaaatgaatgaactccTGCTACCGGCACCCAGGATGAATCTCACACACACGATGTTGAGCGCAAGGAGCCagacagaaaggaatgaagactCTCTTCACGGAGGTCCTCCAGGCTCAAGGGGACCAATGATTCCACCACTGCTGagtctcccacctcctccccggGGCAGATGCCCAATTCGGGGGGGCCTAGGCCCCAGATGTGGCCCATATGGTCGTGGTTGGTGGGGGGCCAATACTGGACCTCCTTTTCCTGGACCAGGCCATGGGGGTCCTTCCAGGGGAGGCTTTCACAAAGAGCAGAGAAATCCTCGAAGGCTCAAAAGTTGGTCTCTTATCAAAAATACCTGCCCACCCAAGGATGGCCCCCAAGTTATGGAAGACAAATCCAACCGCCCTGACACTTTGCCACAAAGGGTCACTGTCGATATGAGGACCTCTGTGCCTTCTACCACCCAGGCGTCAATGGACCTCCTCTGTGAGACTGTGCCTTCCCATCTGGGCTGGAAGGAGCCCTCTGTGACCTAGCGGCCATATATTTCCCTGTGACCCTGGGATGGCTACCGGGAGGCTGTTCCACCCACCACCCTCAGTCAGTGACACCCACCCCCATCCGCCACCTCCCCATTTGGGGTCCAGAGTTGTGTTTCATCACTGGGGCCCAGGGT belongs to Felis catus isolate Fca126 chromosome C1, F.catus_Fca126_mat1.0, whole genome shotgun sequence and includes:
- the LOC101084040 gene encoding LOW QUALITY PROTEIN: proline-rich protein 3-like (The sequence of the model RefSeq protein was modified relative to this genomic sequence to represent the inferred CDS: inserted 1 base in 1 codon), which codes for MHRVSVPFLKNFYVFFFHFLKFIFALPHCPPNLAVAIASTTMPKGKRQSQQQPPPPQQPPREETGDEEDGSPIGPPSLLGPPAMANGKPGGPKSAPHWDPPTCPPSEEWINKLLHVHVMGYYTAMKMNELLLPAPRMNLTHTMLSARSQTERNEDSLHGGPPGSRGPMIPPLLSLPPPPRGRCPIRGGLGPRCGPYGRGWWGANTGPPFPGPGHGGPSRGGFHKEQRNPRRLKSWSLIKNTCPPKDGPQVMEDKSNRPXHFATKGHCRYEDLCAFYHPGVNGPPL